In the Piscinibacter sp. XHJ-5 genome, one interval contains:
- a CDS encoding YciI family protein: MLIVILTYEKPLEEIDALMSRHVAWLKRHYASGLFIASGRQVPRVGGVILARSGDRDALAAAMGEDPFVKHGAARFEIVEFTPSMTARGAEALKSL, translated from the coding sequence GTGTTGATCGTCATCCTGACCTACGAGAAGCCGCTCGAGGAGATCGATGCGCTGATGTCGCGGCATGTCGCGTGGCTGAAGCGCCACTACGCCAGCGGGCTCTTCATCGCCTCCGGACGCCAGGTGCCGCGAGTGGGCGGCGTGATCCTCGCGCGCTCGGGCGATCGCGACGCGCTGGCCGCCGCGATGGGGGAGGACCCCTTCGTCAAGCACGGCGCCGCCCGGTTCGAGATCGTGGAGTTCACGCCCAGCATGACGGCGCGCGGCGCCGAGGCACTGAAGTCCCTCTGA
- a CDS encoding right-handed parallel beta-helix repeat-containing protein, whose translation MRMRSTRAALAMAVFQAVVFTGCGGGGSGEAEAAPPVGGPPPAPAPAPTPAPTPAPTPAPTPAPTPAPAPAPGTTACDTATGRVLLVGPGKTYAVPSAAAAVAQTGDVIKITAGDYSGDVATWSASSLTICGTGGRARLFAAGRNAQGKGIWVIGGSNVTVDSVEFHDAKVPDENGAGIRAEGPNLTVKNSGFFDNENGILGGDTGTITIERSEFARNGFGDGYTHNLYIGPVERLTVSASYFHEAKIGHNLKSRAKQTTIENSYFMDGPTGTSSYLADFPNGGVVVLRGNLFHKGPNADNSIAIAYGQEGLNKPVNTLEMSHNTVVMTRSGGTFIAAPGGTQSVKLTANLFAGTGSPQLLAGGFASGSAVQQGNVTSVASNFSGADNVSTPNFWPNATLQAQIGLASVLDPAYTNDAPQPFTLRAVTGSSRVSGAIQKP comes from the coding sequence ATGAGGATGCGGTCGACGCGGGCGGCCTTGGCCATGGCGGTGTTCCAGGCGGTGGTCTTCACGGGATGCGGTGGAGGCGGGTCGGGCGAGGCAGAAGCGGCGCCCCCTGTCGGTGGGCCGCCGCCGGCGCCGGCGCCCGCGCCCACACCCGCGCCCACACCCGCGCCGACGCCTGCACCGACCCCTGCGCCGACGCCGGCGCCGGCCCCGGCGCCTGGGACGACGGCGTGCGACACGGCCACGGGGCGCGTGCTGCTGGTGGGCCCTGGCAAGACCTACGCGGTGCCCAGCGCGGCCGCAGCGGTGGCGCAGACGGGTGACGTCATCAAGATCACGGCCGGCGACTACAGCGGGGACGTGGCCACCTGGTCGGCTAGCAGCCTGACGATCTGCGGCACGGGCGGACGCGCACGGCTGTTCGCCGCGGGCAGGAACGCGCAGGGCAAGGGCATCTGGGTGATCGGGGGCAGCAACGTCACGGTCGACAGCGTGGAGTTCCACGACGCGAAGGTGCCCGACGAGAACGGGGCGGGCATCCGCGCCGAGGGGCCTAACCTGACGGTGAAGAACTCGGGCTTCTTCGACAACGAGAACGGCATCCTGGGCGGGGACACGGGCACGATCACGATCGAGCGCAGCGAGTTTGCGCGCAACGGTTTCGGCGACGGCTACACGCACAACCTGTACATCGGGCCGGTGGAGCGGCTGACGGTCAGCGCGAGCTACTTCCACGAGGCCAAGATCGGGCACAACCTGAAGAGCCGGGCCAAGCAGACGACGATCGAGAACAGCTACTTCATGGACGGGCCCACGGGCACGTCGAGCTACCTGGCGGACTTTCCCAACGGCGGGGTGGTGGTGCTGCGCGGCAACCTGTTCCACAAGGGGCCGAACGCGGACAACTCGATCGCCATCGCGTACGGGCAGGAGGGGCTGAACAAGCCGGTGAACACGCTGGAGATGTCGCACAACACGGTGGTGATGACACGCTCGGGCGGCACGTTCATCGCGGCGCCCGGGGGCACGCAGTCGGTCAAGCTGACGGCCAACCTGTTCGCGGGCACGGGCAGCCCGCAGCTGCTGGCCGGCGGCTTCGCCAGCGGCAGCGCGGTGCAGCAGGGCAACGTCACGTCAGTGGCAAGCAACTTCAGCGGTGCCGACAACGTGAGCACGCCCAACTTCTGGCCCAACGCGACCCTGCAGGCGCAGATCGGCCTGGCCAGTGTGCTCGACCCCGCCTACACGAACGATGCGCCGCAGCCGTTCACCTTGCGCGCCGTCACCGGCAGCAGCCGCGTCAGCGGCGCGATCCAGAAACCTTGA
- a CDS encoding glycosyltransferase, with amino-acid sequence MDRPAPALVVLSTLFPSPPDPIAGVFIKERMFRVARHLPVTVISPQPWFPLQGLLRRWKPEYRPDRPRFEKVDGIEIRRPRFFALPGLLRRFDGLSIALASWPIVRRLQREGRADLLDVHFAYPDGYAGYLLARWCRLPFVVTLRGKEERLRRIEPFRRRMSRALQHATRVIAVSAALRQVGIELGAKPGESMLIGNGIDLDKFHRVPRAGAREALGIAPDAEVLVSVGGVGERKGFHRVIECLPELLEQHPRLLLLVVGGPSPDGDWTERLREMVRSRQLDEHVRFLGPLKPEALKTPLSAADVFVLATRYEGWANVFLEAMACALPVVSTQVGGNAEVVCSEQYGTLVPFGDEAALREAIHQSLVRAWDREAIQRYAQDNTWDRRIETLVGTFRSIFQSRPSTPSRTL; translated from the coding sequence ATGGATCGCCCGGCACCGGCCCTGGTCGTGCTCAGCACGCTGTTCCCGTCGCCGCCGGATCCGATCGCCGGCGTCTTCATCAAGGAACGCATGTTCCGCGTCGCGCGCCATCTGCCGGTGACGGTGATCTCGCCCCAACCCTGGTTTCCGCTGCAAGGTCTTCTGCGACGCTGGAAGCCCGAATACCGGCCCGACCGGCCGCGCTTCGAGAAGGTCGACGGCATCGAGATTCGCCGCCCCCGCTTCTTCGCGCTGCCGGGCCTGCTGCGGCGCTTCGACGGCCTGTCGATCGCGCTGGCGAGCTGGCCCATCGTGCGCCGCCTGCAGCGAGAGGGGCGCGCGGACCTGCTCGACGTGCATTTCGCGTATCCCGACGGGTATGCGGGCTACCTGCTGGCCAGGTGGTGCCGGCTGCCCTTCGTCGTCACGCTGCGCGGCAAGGAGGAGCGGCTGCGCCGCATCGAGCCCTTCCGTCGGCGCATGAGCCGCGCGCTGCAGCACGCGACCAGGGTGATCGCGGTGTCGGCCGCGCTGCGGCAGGTCGGCATCGAGCTCGGCGCGAAGCCGGGAGAGTCGATGCTGATCGGCAACGGCATCGACCTCGACAAGTTCCACCGCGTGCCGAGGGCCGGCGCTCGCGAGGCGCTGGGCATCGCGCCCGACGCCGAGGTGCTGGTCTCGGTCGGCGGCGTCGGCGAGCGCAAGGGCTTCCACCGCGTCATCGAGTGCCTTCCGGAATTGCTCGAGCAGCACCCGCGGCTGCTCCTGCTCGTCGTCGGCGGCCCGAGCCCCGACGGCGACTGGACCGAGCGCCTGCGGGAGATGGTGCGAAGCCGGCAACTCGACGAGCACGTGCGGTTCCTCGGCCCGCTGAAGCCCGAGGCGCTCAAGACGCCCCTGTCCGCGGCCGATGTCTTCGTGCTGGCCACGCGCTATGAAGGTTGGGCAAACGTTTTCCTCGAGGCGATGGCCTGCGCCCTGCCGGTGGTGAGCACCCAGGTCGGCGGCAACGCCGAGGTGGTGTGCAGCGAGCAGTACGGCACCCTGGTGCCCTTCGGGGACGAAGCGGCCTTGCGAGAGGCGATCCACCAGTCGCTGGTCCGCGCCTGGGACCGCGAGGCGATCCAGCGTTATGCCCAGGACAACACCTGGGACCGGCGCATCGAGACGCTGGTGGGCACCTTTCGGTCAATTTTTCAAAGTCGCCCCTCGACGCCTTCCCGCACCCTGTAA
- a CDS encoding glycosyltransferase family 4 protein, translating into MKILYHHRTASKDGQAVHIEELIGSLRALGHEVRVVAPTPSDGQEMGAEVGWVQRLRASLPKAIYELLELAYSAVAYARLARAAREFKPDVIYERYNLYLLAGLMLKRRTGLPLLLEVNAPLAHERGKFGGLGLPRLARWAEGVVWRGADHVLPVTRVLAQDVAARGVPQQRIVVIPNGINEAHFSRVPTPEAAKQALGWPGALVLGFTGFVREWHGVDRVLHWMASPAAPATARLLIVGDGPARAELEVLAERLNLRERVRFTGVIPRERVPEHVVAFDIALQPAVVPYASPLKLFEYLALSKAIVAPRLPNIEEVLTDGENAVLFGNDEPQALEQALTRLCTDRALRERVAAGAGATIARLGLTWTRNAQRVSALARPGAAAPVVAEGAGGLKR; encoded by the coding sequence ATGAAGATTCTTTACCACCACCGCACGGCGTCCAAGGACGGCCAGGCGGTGCACATCGAAGAGCTGATCGGCTCGCTGCGCGCCCTCGGGCACGAGGTCCGCGTGGTCGCACCGACGCCGTCGGACGGGCAGGAAATGGGCGCGGAGGTCGGCTGGGTGCAGCGGCTGCGCGCCTCGCTGCCGAAGGCGATCTACGAGCTGCTCGAGCTGGCCTACTCCGCCGTCGCGTATGCGCGGCTGGCGCGGGCGGCGCGCGAGTTCAAGCCCGACGTGATCTACGAGCGCTACAACCTCTACCTGCTGGCCGGCCTGATGCTCAAGCGCCGCACCGGCCTGCCGCTGCTGCTCGAAGTGAACGCGCCGCTGGCGCATGAGCGCGGAAAGTTCGGCGGGCTCGGGCTGCCGCGCCTGGCGCGCTGGGCCGAAGGCGTGGTCTGGCGGGGCGCGGACCACGTGCTGCCGGTCACCCGGGTGCTCGCACAGGATGTCGCGGCGCGCGGCGTTCCGCAACAGCGCATCGTGGTCATCCCCAACGGCATCAACGAGGCGCACTTCTCCCGCGTGCCGACGCCCGAGGCCGCCAAGCAGGCGCTCGGGTGGCCCGGCGCGCTGGTGCTCGGCTTCACCGGATTCGTGCGCGAATGGCATGGCGTCGATCGGGTGCTGCATTGGATGGCCTCGCCCGCAGCGCCCGCCACCGCGCGCCTGCTGATCGTGGGCGACGGGCCGGCGCGGGCCGAGCTCGAGGTCCTGGCGGAGCGGCTGAACCTGCGCGAGCGCGTGCGCTTCACCGGCGTGATCCCGCGCGAGCGCGTGCCCGAGCATGTCGTCGCCTTCGACATCGCCCTGCAGCCGGCCGTCGTTCCCTATGCCTCTCCGCTCAAGCTGTTCGAATACCTTGCCCTGAGCAAGGCGATCGTCGCGCCGCGCCTGCCCAACATCGAGGAAGTGCTGACCGACGGCGAGAACGCGGTGCTGTTCGGCAACGACGAGCCGCAGGCGCTGGAGCAGGCGTTGACCCGGCTGTGCACCGACCGTGCCCTGCGTGAACGGGTGGCGGCGGGCGCCGGCGCCACCATCGCCCGCCTCGGCCTCACCTGGACACGCAATGCGCAGCGCGTCAGCGCACTGGCGCGTCCGGGTGCGGCTGCGCCGGTGGTGGCCGAAGGTGCCGGCGGCTTGAAACGATGA
- a CDS encoding methyltransferase domain-containing protein, whose protein sequence is MYSENRAKDVVLFAKAVLSNQLARFAPALYMKLTHETGRGEQEQTAAQIAEYFIACFHDYRRQLDLSDEQFAAFLQGKRVLEYGPGDILGVALLLYAHGAGSVHCFDRFPLHTASEKNLRVYEQLLASLGPRERERANAAFVESGKPASGFNPEAIGYFVSRDGLSGASRRYDLVISRAVLEHVDNLAGTARDVAQALKPDGLSIHEVDLRSHGLDRYQAFDFLTWPQPVYRLMFSQKGFPNRWRLNRYRELFEHAGMRIRKLEPTTRLPAEKVALIEPHLAAPLRGVSAEELSWMGFWMVLEPDGDRAGLAQQRRAA, encoded by the coding sequence TTGTACTCGGAAAACCGCGCCAAGGACGTCGTGCTGTTCGCGAAAGCGGTGCTGTCGAACCAGCTCGCGCGGTTCGCGCCGGCGCTGTACATGAAGCTCACCCACGAGACGGGGCGCGGCGAGCAGGAGCAGACGGCGGCGCAGATCGCCGAGTACTTCATTGCCTGCTTCCACGACTACCGCCGGCAGCTCGACCTGAGCGACGAGCAGTTCGCCGCCTTTCTGCAGGGCAAGCGCGTGCTCGAGTACGGACCGGGCGACATCCTCGGCGTGGCGCTGCTGCTGTACGCCCACGGCGCCGGGTCGGTCCACTGCTTCGACCGCTTTCCGCTGCACACCGCCTCCGAGAAGAACCTGCGCGTTTACGAGCAGCTGCTCGCCTCGCTGGGGCCGCGTGAGCGCGAGCGCGCGAACGCCGCCTTCGTCGAATCCGGAAAGCCTGCCAGCGGCTTCAATCCCGAGGCGATCGGCTATTTCGTCTCGCGCGACGGCCTCTCGGGCGCCTCTCGCCGGTACGACCTGGTGATCTCCCGCGCGGTGCTCGAGCATGTCGACAACCTGGCCGGCACCGCCCGCGACGTTGCCCAGGCGCTCAAGCCCGACGGGTTGTCCATCCATGAGGTCGACCTGCGCAGCCACGGTCTCGACCGTTACCAGGCGTTCGATTTCCTGACCTGGCCGCAGCCCGTGTACCGGCTGATGTTCAGCCAGAAGGGCTTTCCGAATCGCTGGCGCCTGAACCGCTATCGCGAGCTGTTCGAGCACGCCGGCATGCGCATCCGCAAGCTGGAGCCGACCACGCGCCTGCCGGCGGAAAAGGTCGCGCTGATCGAGCCGCACCTGGCCGCGCCGCTGCGCGGCGTGTCGGCCGAGGAGCTGTCATGGATGGGCTTCTGGATGGTGCTGGAGCCGGACGGCGACCGCGCCGGCCTCGCCCAGCAGCGCCGCGCCGCATGA
- a CDS encoding NAD-dependent epimerase gives MKVLVTGAAGFIGMHTCERLLARGDEVLGVDNLNDYYDPSLKAARLAQLGRHANFQFERIDLADREATAALFANGRCRRVIHLAAQAGVRYSLTNPHAYASSNLAAFVNVLEGCRHHGVEHLVYASSSSVYGGNTKMPFAESDPVDHPVSLYAATKKANELMAHTYSHLYRLPTTGLRFFTVYGPWGRPDMAYFSFSKAILEGRPIDVFNHGQMSRDFTYIDDIAEGVVRVVDRVPEPPPAGGGVGHDAPSRVFNIGNSAPVPLLEFISTLERCLGRKAQLRLLPMQDGDVPATYADVEALAQWVGFRPTTPIDVGLERFAAWFRAYYPALG, from the coding sequence ATGAAGGTCCTGGTGACCGGCGCCGCCGGCTTCATCGGCATGCACACCTGCGAGCGCCTGCTCGCGCGCGGCGATGAAGTGCTCGGCGTCGACAACCTGAACGACTACTACGACCCGTCCCTGAAGGCGGCCCGGCTCGCGCAGCTGGGCCGGCATGCGAACTTCCAGTTCGAGCGCATCGACCTCGCGGACCGCGAGGCCACGGCCGCGTTGTTCGCCAACGGGCGCTGCCGGCGGGTGATCCACCTGGCCGCGCAGGCCGGCGTGCGCTACTCGCTGACGAATCCGCACGCCTACGCCAGCAGCAACCTGGCCGCTTTCGTCAATGTGCTCGAAGGCTGCCGCCACCACGGCGTGGAGCATCTGGTGTACGCCAGCAGCTCCAGCGTGTACGGCGGCAACACGAAGATGCCGTTCGCGGAATCCGACCCCGTGGATCACCCGGTGAGCCTGTACGCCGCCACCAAGAAGGCCAACGAGCTGATGGCGCACACCTACAGCCATCTGTATCGGCTGCCCACCACGGGCCTGCGCTTCTTCACCGTCTACGGCCCCTGGGGCCGGCCCGACATGGCGTACTTCAGCTTCTCGAAGGCGATCCTCGAGGGCCGGCCCATCGACGTCTTCAACCACGGGCAGATGTCGCGCGACTTCACCTACATCGACGACATCGCCGAGGGGGTCGTGCGCGTGGTCGACCGTGTCCCCGAACCGCCTCCGGCCGGCGGCGGCGTGGGACACGACGCCCCGTCGCGGGTATTCAACATCGGCAACAGCGCGCCCGTGCCCCTGCTCGAGTTCATCTCGACGCTCGAGCGCTGCCTCGGGCGCAAGGCGCAGCTGCGGCTGCTGCCGATGCAGGACGGCGACGTGCCGGCCACCTACGCCGACGTCGAGGCGCTTGCGCAGTGGGTGGGCTTTCGTCCGACGACGCCGATCGACGTCGGGCTGGAGCGATTCGCCGCCTGGTTCCGCGCCTACTACCCGGCGCTCGGCTGA
- a CDS encoding PEP-CTERM sorting domain-containing protein (PEP-CTERM proteins occur, often in large numbers, in the proteomes of bacteria that also encode an exosortase, a predicted intramembrane cysteine proteinase. The presence of a PEP-CTERM domain at a protein's C-terminus predicts cleavage within the sorting domain, followed by covalent anchoring to some some component of the (usually Gram-negative) cell surface. Many PEP-CTERM proteins exhibit an unusual sequence composition that includes large numbers of potential glycosylation sites. Expression of one such protein has been shown restore the ability of a bacterium to form floc, a type of biofilm.) → MKRFPVLRRLRNPWACLLCIVAAVAFHGTPRAGFVDPLTGLTWTASSGGGWTTWAEAAQSVPGFRLATITEVNTMFKHAGIDPLSPGSGPDLDATGSAISSLIQQFGCVLCGHVSGFEFWAADPGPQAGTHAFGSLFAGFDPGRNLYVWTAGCCSFMDDDVFDPMTSAALFVRGIPEPQTWALLLIGGAWLATVVARRRRAA, encoded by the coding sequence ATGAAGCGCTTTCCTGTTCTGCGCCGCCTGCGCAACCCCTGGGCCTGCCTGCTTTGCATCGTGGCCGCCGTGGCCTTTCACGGCACGCCTCGGGCCGGGTTCGTCGATCCGCTGACCGGCCTGACCTGGACCGCGTCCAGCGGCGGGGGCTGGACGACCTGGGCGGAAGCCGCCCAGTCGGTGCCCGGGTTCCGCCTGGCGACCATCACCGAGGTGAACACCATGTTCAAGCATGCCGGCATCGATCCGCTCAGCCCGGGCTCGGGGCCGGACCTGGACGCGACCGGCTCGGCGATCAGCAGCCTCATCCAGCAGTTCGGCTGCGTGCTCTGCGGGCATGTGTCAGGGTTCGAATTCTGGGCCGCCGACCCCGGGCCCCAGGCAGGCACGCATGCGTTCGGCAGCCTCTTCGCCGGTTTCGACCCCGGGCGCAACCTGTACGTGTGGACCGCCGGCTGCTGCTCGTTCATGGACGACGACGTCTTCGATCCGATGACGAGCGCGGCGCTGTTCGTGCGCGGCATCCCGGAGCCGCAGACCTGGGCGCTGCTGCTCATCGGCGGCGCCTGGCTCGCGACCGTCGTCGCGAGGCGCCGCCGCGCGGCGTAG
- a CDS encoding right-handed parallel beta-helix repeat-containing protein has protein sequence MKFAVNPLASAAGQLIACLALAACGGGSDDVATTDGSDTSERAHAMAVAGTTATWTRVATEGQSFSVSGTQVVRYGADTRWVQKTITGSAQCTNSFFGSDPAYMTVKSCEVQAPAPAPAPAPAPAPSWTWIANEKQSFTVSGTQTVRYGTDTRWVEKSVTNGGQCTNTFFGKDPAYMTVKRCEVQTPAPTPAPTPAPTPAPTPAPAPAPGTTACDTATGRVLLVGPGKTYAVPSAAAAVAQTGDVIKITAGDYSGDVATWSASSLTICGTGGRARLFAAGRNAQGKGIWVIGGSNVTVDSVEFHDAKVPDENGAGIRAEGPNLTVKNSGFFDNENGILGGDTGTITIERSEFARNGFGDGYTHNLYIGPVERLTVSASYFHEAKIGHNLKSRAKQTTIENSYFMDGPTGTSSYLADFPNGGVVVLRGNLFHKGPNADNSIAIAYGQEGLNKPVNTLEMSHNTVVMTRSGGTFIAAPGGTQSVKLTANLFAGTGSPQLLAGGFASGNAVQQGNVTSVASNFSGADNVSTPNFWPNATLQAQIGLASVLDSAYTKDAPKPITLRSFSSALKAGALQAAP, from the coding sequence ATGAAATTTGCAGTCAATCCCCTCGCATCGGCCGCCGGCCAATTGATCGCTTGCCTCGCCCTCGCGGCGTGTGGCGGAGGCAGCGACGACGTCGCGACCACCGACGGCAGTGACACATCCGAGCGCGCCCACGCGATGGCGGTCGCCGGCACGACCGCGACGTGGACCCGCGTCGCCACCGAAGGCCAGTCGTTCAGCGTCAGCGGAACGCAGGTCGTGCGCTACGGCGCCGACACGCGCTGGGTTCAAAAGACCATCACCGGCTCGGCCCAGTGCACCAACAGCTTCTTCGGCAGCGATCCCGCGTACATGACGGTCAAGAGCTGCGAGGTTCAGGCGCCTGCGCCTGCCCCTGCTCCCGCGCCTGCACCTGCACCGTCCTGGACCTGGATCGCCAACGAGAAGCAGTCCTTCACCGTGAGCGGGACGCAGACCGTGCGCTACGGCACCGACACCCGCTGGGTAGAGAAGTCGGTCACCAACGGCGGCCAGTGCACCAACACGTTCTTCGGCAAGGACCCGGCCTACATGACGGTCAAGCGCTGCGAGGTCCAGACGCCGGCGCCCACACCCGCGCCGACGCCTGCACCGACCCCTGCGCCGACGCCGGCGCCGGCCCCGGCGCCTGGGACGACGGCGTGCGACACGGCCACGGGGCGCGTGCTGCTGGTGGGCCCTGGCAAGACCTACGCGGTGCCCAGCGCGGCCGCAGCGGTGGCGCAGACGGGTGACGTCATCAAGATCACGGCCGGCGACTACAGCGGGGACGTGGCCACCTGGTCGGCTAGCAGCCTGACGATCTGCGGCACGGGCGGACGCGCACGGCTGTTCGCCGCGGGCAGGAACGCGCAGGGCAAGGGCATCTGGGTGATCGGGGGCAGCAACGTCACGGTCGACAGCGTGGAGTTCCACGACGCGAAGGTGCCCGACGAGAACGGGGCGGGCATCCGCGCCGAGGGGCCTAACCTGACGGTGAAGAACTCGGGCTTCTTCGACAACGAGAACGGCATCCTGGGCGGGGACACGGGCACGATCACGATCGAGCGCAGCGAGTTTGCGCGCAACGGTTTCGGCGACGGCTACACGCACAACCTGTACATCGGGCCGGTGGAGCGGCTGACGGTCAGCGCGAGCTACTTCCACGAGGCCAAGATCGGGCACAACCTGAAGAGCCGGGCCAAGCAGACGACGATCGAGAACAGCTACTTCATGGACGGGCCCACGGGCACGTCGAGCTACCTGGCGGACTTTCCCAACGGCGGGGTGGTGGTGCTGCGCGGCAACCTGTTCCACAAGGGGCCGAACGCGGACAACTCGATCGCCATCGCGTACGGGCAGGAGGGGCTGAACAAGCCGGTGAACACGCTGGAGATGTCGCACAACACGGTGGTGATGACACGCTCGGGCGGCACGTTCATCGCGGCGCCCGGGGGCACGCAGTCGGTCAAGCTGACGGCCAACCTGTTCGCGGGCACGGGCAGCCCGCAGCTGCTGGCCGGCGGCTTCGCCAGCGGCAACGCGGTGCAGCAGGGCAACGTCACGTCGGTGGCAAGCAACTTCAGCGGTGCCGACAACGTGAGCACGCCCAACTTCTGGCCCAACGCGACCCTGCAGGCGCAGATCGGCCTGGCCAGTGTGCTCGACTCCGCCTACACCAAGGACGCGCCCAAGCCGATCACGCTGCGGTCCTTCTCGTCGGCACTCAAGGCCGGCGCGCTGCAGGCGGCGCCGTAA
- a CDS encoding UDP-glucose/GDP-mannose dehydrogenase family protein — MKVTVVGTGYVGLVSAACLAEMGNDVLCLDIDPEKIRILEAGGIPIHEPGLDVLVARNVKAGRLRFTTDVPRAVAHGTIQFIAVGTPPDEDGSADLSHVVAAARNIGRFMTDHKVVVDKSTVPVGTADLVRGAIAEELARRDVAVGFAVVSNPEFLKEGAAVDDFMRPDRVIVGADDEDAVLLMRALYSPFTRSHDRLIVMDVRSAEFTKYAANAMLATRISFMNELALLAEKVGADIEWVRKGIGSDPRIGHHFLYAGAGYGGSCFPKDVKALIATAQREGHDLAVLKAVEAANERQKLVLVDKVVARFGANLDGKRFAVWGLAFKANTDDMREAPSRVIIAELIRRGAVVTAYDPVAVTAAQQAFAGMKGITFAQSQAEALEGADALIIVTDWKEFRSPDFEAIKSLLRQPVVIDGRNLYEPRLVQAMGIEYMGIGRGTAK; from the coding sequence ATGAAAGTGACGGTGGTCGGCACGGGCTATGTGGGGCTGGTGTCTGCGGCCTGCCTGGCCGAAATGGGCAACGACGTGCTCTGCCTGGACATCGATCCGGAGAAGATCCGCATCCTCGAGGCCGGCGGCATTCCCATCCATGAGCCCGGACTCGATGTCCTGGTCGCCCGCAACGTGAAGGCGGGGCGGCTGCGCTTCACCACCGACGTGCCGCGGGCCGTGGCGCACGGAACCATCCAGTTCATTGCCGTCGGAACGCCGCCCGACGAAGACGGCTCCGCCGACCTCAGCCATGTCGTGGCGGCGGCCCGCAACATCGGCCGCTTCATGACGGATCACAAGGTCGTCGTCGACAAGAGCACCGTGCCGGTGGGCACCGCCGACCTGGTTCGAGGCGCCATTGCCGAAGAGCTCGCGCGGCGCGACGTCGCGGTCGGGTTCGCGGTGGTGTCCAACCCCGAGTTCCTCAAGGAGGGCGCCGCCGTCGACGACTTCATGCGCCCCGACCGCGTCATCGTCGGCGCCGACGACGAGGATGCGGTGCTGCTGATGCGCGCGCTGTACTCGCCGTTCACGCGCAGCCACGATCGGCTGATCGTGATGGACGTGCGCAGCGCCGAGTTCACCAAGTACGCCGCCAACGCCATGCTGGCCACGCGCATCAGCTTCATGAACGAGCTGGCGCTGCTGGCCGAGAAGGTCGGGGCCGACATCGAATGGGTGCGCAAGGGCATCGGCAGCGACCCCCGCATCGGCCATCACTTCCTCTACGCGGGCGCCGGCTACGGCGGCTCGTGCTTTCCCAAGGACGTGAAGGCGCTGATCGCGACCGCGCAGCGCGAAGGCCACGACCTGGCGGTGCTCAAGGCCGTGGAGGCCGCCAACGAGCGGCAGAAGCTCGTGCTGGTCGACAAGGTCGTTGCCCGGTTCGGCGCCAACCTCGACGGCAAGCGCTTCGCCGTGTGGGGGCTGGCGTTCAAGGCCAACACCGACGACATGCGCGAAGCGCCCAGCCGGGTGATCATCGCCGAGCTGATCCGCCGCGGCGCGGTCGTCACGGCCTACGACCCGGTGGCCGTGACGGCGGCACAGCAGGCATTCGCCGGCATGAAGGGCATCACGTTCGCGCAAAGTCAGGCCGAAGCGCTCGAAGGCGCCGACGCGCTGATCATCGTCACCGACTGGAAAGAGTTCAGGAGCCCCGACTTCGAGGCCATCAAGTCCCTGCTGCGGCAACCGGTCGTCATCGATGGACGCAACCTGTACGAGCCGCGCCTGGTGCAGGCGATGGGCATCGAGTACATGGGCATCGGGCGCGGCACGGCGAAATGA